The stretch of DNA AAGAGGAGGCAACTGACCGGTTCGGAGGGCGGTTTGGAGGGCTTCCACCACGGCGGTCACCGGACGATAGCCTCGCCGTTTGAGCGTGCGAAAAACGGTCATCAGGATGGACTGTGTTTTCGCACCCTTCTCGCTCTGGTTCCCCTGCATCACTTTGCGCATAATCACCGCCGGACGAATTTCCCGCT from Candidatus Omnitrophota bacterium encodes:
- a CDS encoding IS66 family transposase, with amino-acid sequence REIRPAVIMRKVMQGNQSEKGAKTQSILMTVFRTLKRRGYRPVTAVVEALQTALRTGQLPPLPPSLPSKG